tgctcattaatccagccgccaCACCTCCTGTTTATGAGTGACAAATGGTTAACATataactcacaactgatgacgtcttaCCAATTCTCGACCAGTCACTGGCGACCTCTGCTCAAATCGCGACACAATAAATCTACTTTAAAGTACCCACGAACTCTAAATACAAATTATCGCCAAccaaacctaaacacctaatcaaCCTtcgcctaaatatatatatatatatatatatatatatatatatatatatatatatatatatatatatatatatatatatatatatatatatatatatatatatataatatatatatcagtaagaactctttgacccgaccaggattcgaacccatgccgtctaggatcacccctaaacgtacacagaacCGTGCAATTTTCTTatgaaggacctcatcgatggctttcaaccccaggggagctcctaggaatgtgctgtcttcaggtttagttatatggatatttggcagaagaccctctattctctctatgataccctggttggaacatattatttccacacttagaagggttcagggtgaggcctaaaactgcaccttgctcctggatttgtcTGATGtcttccaggagggagtcttgggaaccagctagagtaccatcatccaagaaccagatgttaagctcgctggacaggacctttgTGACTTGTCCAGTGTTACTTGATATATATaacatgtaaacacacacacacacacacacacacacacacacacacacacacacacacacacacacacaccgaaaggTGTTTAAGTCTTCTCAGTGGATATAAACTGAAAGTTTACTGTATTCCTGGACTATGTTCAAGACTAAACTATACTCGCTGGTTGGTCAGTGAGCCATTATCGTGGCCTCAACAACTCTCCCACAGTTGATAGACCTTTtaacccaacaccaaaccaatggCCGGTCACCATATTCTTTTGAGAACGCCAAAAACTTTTTATTTAAACAGAGAGATACTTTTATATCTACCGTACTAAATAAAAAACACCAATGGAAAATGCTATAAGAAAAATTCGCCAATAATAGAGGTGTTTTAAGTTGGTACCAAAGCGTTTGTgcttgaacaaatctacaagggccgtgacgaggattcgaacctgcgtccgggagcatcacgttagtgtgaactCTGTGTGTAGCGTTTGTGCTCACCTCGTAGTAAACTATGTTGTGGTAAAAAATGTGTGACATTTGTATTAGTTGTAGCTGCAGGAGGTGTAAACAAAAAACGAAGAGCGGCCTTGCATAAAAATATGGGAGACATTTGATTAGACACTCGCCACCGGTCTTATGTCGTACATCATCGTACCTCACCTAGCGGTGTCTGGGTATCATCGTACGTCAGGCACGGCCATTATGTTGTATATCATTGCCAACCAGACATCGGTACTGAGTTTTAAATCATTGTCTGCGGAGCTATGGCAATGTACAGCTTTTTATGGTACTCTACCAGCGGAGTTTTGTATATCATCGTACTTTGGCAATGATGCTGTGTTGAATATTATTGTTGTACTTCTGGCAGCGGCAATGCGTTGTTTATCATCGTACAACAGGCAGCAGCACGCAGGTGTACATCATCGTACACCGAACCTCTGTATTGTTTTCTTTATGAAGTTGTCGGAGCGGAATTTTATTTTTCAATGGAATACAAAACAAGTGAAGAGGGAAAACATGCATAATTACAGGGTTTTGTTTTGTCTGGTGTCAGGAGACTCGTGAGCATGCAAAGTTGCAAGATTTTGTTTGTATTGTTTCTCACTTTATTCCTATACGTGTCAGCAAGACAATGCTGTCGTAGAAGCAATACAATACTATCGTTTGACTaattgtgtatgttgtgtgtgtgtgtgtgtgtgtatattcacctagttgtaaacacctagttatgcttgcgggggttgagctctgctttttcagcccgcctttcaactgtcaatcaatcaactgttacaactacttactatttttttttcacacacacagacacacaccccaggaagcagcccgtagcagctgtctaactcccaggtacctatttattacctatttattgctaggtaacaggagcatcagggtaaaggaaacgctgcccatttgtttttccggctTTGCCGGGGGATTGAACCCCGGTTCCtaagtccacgagtctagagcgctgtccactcaaccaccacccacccgacacgtgtgtgtgtgtgtgtgtgtattcacctagtggtgctttcgggggtttagctctttggtcccgcctctcaactgtcaatcaactgatgtacagattcctgagcctactgggctctatcatatttacatttgaaactgtgtatggagtcagcctccaccacgtcactgcctaatgcattccatttgtcatctactctgacactgaacaatttctttctaatatctctgtggcttatttgggtactcagtttccagcaCAGTTGTGTGCATGTacctatgtttttgtccttgtctctccgctcctttgggctggtccctgtttgctccttaatgcctgctactactactgctctttttctctcagtcagccggctagtacatctagcaacttcctgagaagaagccacttccatggtaacttcccttactgcagacctagcttcaaggtTCTTTTTAAACAAtcctgcaaatgagggttgtattgtaaGATTCCCCTTAACAGGCAAATTACCATCTCCTTGCGGGATGGTTTGCGTCTGGTACTGGGTAGGATTTTCTTTCAGGCTTTTTAATTCATCCTTTGCTgccttcagctcatcctgcaggTTTGATACTGTCTCCTTCATAACCCTCAATACTTCCCTCAATACTTCCCAGAATTCACTCCGCATGTGTTCAATTGTATCCTTAAACTAAGGTTcctttccctcccccttcctccaagCTTGTTCCTACCGTGGTTCTCCTTCTGcctggtgcaggaatcgaacccgcgccacagaattacgagtcctgcgcgctatccaccaggctaccaggccccctaggtgtgtgtgtgtgtgtgtactcacctatttgtgcttgcgggggttgagctctggctctttggtcccgcctctcaaccgtcaatcaacaggagttcaggttcctaagcctattgggctttatcatatctacacttgaagctgtgtatggagtcagcctccaccacatcacttcctaatacattccatttgtcatctactctgacactaaaaaagttctttctaatatctctgtggctcatttgggcactcagtttccacctgtgttccctagtgcgcgcgtgtgtgtgtgtgtgtgtgtgtgtgtgtgtgtgtgtgtgtgtgtgtgtgtgtgtgtgtgtgtgtgtgtgtgtgtgtgtgtgtgtacactcatctAGATGTATTCACTTCACAAAGCCTGGTCATCGACCACGATAAATTTTATTCCAATTTTTTTTCCTGGTACATCGTTTTAAGTTGCTTATTGAGATCGCCTCGGCAATCTCTTGCTGTAGCCCATTCCACTAGCAGCACCCCATTCCACTAGCAGCACCCCATTCCACTAGCAGCACCCCATTCCACTAGCTGCAGCCCATTCCACTAGCTCTAGCCCATTCCACTAGCTGCAGCCCATTCCACTAGCTCTAGCCCATTCCTCTCTTCGCCTCtcgcttcacctagcagtaaacgtcCACCTGGGAGCTTGAGAATTGCTGTGTTTTGCATCTTTGTCCTTCATGAACGTGGATAAATCTACAGGTTTCCATTACTCGATGATGGTATTTTATGGTATAATTTCTCTAGTACGGCCACAATTATTGTGGTGCAAAGTTATAGAATGGTTCGCTTCAGCTTCTTATTATTTCTCTCCCACAATTTTCTGGCTCGTTCTTTGCCCGCGTGTCTTTCCCTCAATCCCTCTTCCTTGAAGAGGTCGGTCAATACTTACCTAAGGAGAGAAACCCTCTAAGAGTTCTGTCTGATTTTAGATTTTATGCTTCAGTGGTCTCTTCCAGTGTGTGGTGTATagatcgacacacacacacacacacacacacacacacacacacacacacagaactgtTTAACActtgtggtacgcgaacaagggaacacaggtggaaactgagttcccaaatgagccacagggacgtcagaaagaactttttaagtgtcagagtagataacagatggaatgcattaggcagcgatgtggtggaggctgactcatacacagttttaagtgtagatatgatagagcccagtaggctcaggaatctgtaccaccagttaattgacagttgagaggcgggaccaaagagcttgagctcaacccccgcaagcacaactaggtgagtaaaactagtcgagtacacacacacacacacacacacacaggaaagcaAAAGAAGcgaagtgtcaggaagcaaaggtgagaagcaggagggagtggaggaagtacaggagacaaaggacagaggacaacaggattagatgtaacagagctaggaatgattacattaacataagacgagtgtcggaaagaaattatgagaacgatattgcagtcaaagcgaaaaagcaaccaaaattactacatagccatacaagaaggaagatgtcggtaaatgaccaagtgacaagactgaggaaaacagaaggggcatatacagaaagcgacaaggaaatctgcgaggtactgaatgcaaaattccatggagtgttcacaaccgagcctgagcagctcccattgttagaagagattacccaagatgaaagactatcggatatagaggtgacagcagaggatgtaaggaaacagttgacaacactggatgcaaataaagctgttggaccagacaaagtatcaccgtggatactcaaagaggcagcgcaggctctcagggtgcctctggcaatgatctttaatgagtcacttatgtcgggagaattgcccagttgctggaaggaggcaaatgtcgtaccgattttcaaaaagggtgatagggaggaggcacttaactacagacccgtatcactgacaagcatcccctgcaaaatacttgaaagaataattaggctaagacttgttgagcacctggagagcattgggtttgtaaacaagcaccaacatgggttctggacagggaaatcatgcctaacaaaccttttagaattctatgataaagtaacaaggataaggcaggacagagaaggctgggcagactgcatatttcttgactgccaaaaggcctttgatacggtaccgcacatgagactgctatacaaacttgagaggcaggcaggagtaagcggaaaggccctagtatgggtgaagaactacctaacaggaaggagccagagggtaatggtaaggggcgaaaagtcggactggcgaacagtaacaagtggagtacctcaaggatcggtgctgggaccaatcctctttctaatttacgtaaatgatatgtttacaggagtggaatcatacatgtcaatgtttgcagatgacgcaaaattaatgagaagagttgtgactgacgaggattgtaggatcctccaagaggacttaaacaggctgcagagatggtcagggaaatggctactggagtttaacaccagtaaatgtaaagttatggaaatgggatcaggtgacaggagaccaaagggacagtacacaatgaaggggaacaacctacctgtaacgattcgagaaagagacctgggagtggatgtgacacctaatctaactcctgaggcacatataaataggataacgacagcagcgtactctacactggcgaaaattagaacttcattcagaaacctaaatgaggaagcttttagggcgctttacactgcctacgtgagacccgtcttagagtatgccgcgccatcatggagcccccacctgaagaaacacataaagaaactggagaaggttcagaggtttgcgacgaggcttgtcccagagctacgagggatgggatatgaagagcggctgaaggaactgaaccttacgacactagagaaaagaagggagagaggagatatgatagggacatataaaatactcaggggaattgacaaagtggaaatagatgaaatgttcacacgtaataataacagaacgaggggacatgggtggaaactggaaacttagatgagtcacagagatgttaggaagttttcttttagcgtgagagtagtagaaaaatggaatgcacttggggaacaggttgtggaagcaaatactattcatacttttaaaactaggtatgatagggaaatgggacaggagtcattgctgtaaacaaccgatagctagaaaggcgggatccaagagtcaatgctcgatcctgcaagcacatataggtgagtatataggtgagtacacacacacacacacacacacacacacacacacacacacacacacacacacacacacacacacacacactagagacgggagacctaccagaaatatggaagacggcgaatgtggtcccaatatacaaaaagggcgacagacaagaggcactgaactacaggccagtgtccttgacttgtataccatgcaaggtgatggagaagatcgtgagaaaaaacctggtaacacatctggagagaagggacttcgtgacaaatcgccaacatggattcagggagggtaaatcttgccttacaggcttgatagaattctacgatcaggtgacacagattaagcaagaaagagagggctgggcggactgcattttcttggattgtcggaaagcctttgacacagtaccgcataagaggctggtacataagctggagagacaggcaggtgtagctggtaaggtgctccagtggataagggagtatctaagcaataggaagcagagagttacggtgaggggtgagacctccgattggcgtgaagtcaccagtggagtcccacagggctctgtactcggtcctatcttgtttctgatatatgtaaatgatctcccggagggtatcgattcatttctctcaatgtttgcggacgatgctaaaattatgagaaggattaaaacagaagaggactgtttgaggcttcaagaagacctagacaagctgaaggaatggtcgaacaaatggttgttagagtttaacccaaccaaatgtaatgtaatgaagataggtgtagggagcaggaggccagatacaaggtatcatctgggagaggaaattcttcaggagtcagagaaggaaaaagacttgggggttgatatcacgccagacctgtctcctgcagcacatatcaagcggataacatcagcggcatatgccaggctggccaacatacgaacggcattcagaaacttgtgtaaagaatcattcagaactttgtataccacatatgtcaggccaatcctggagtatgcagccccagcatggagtccatatctagtcaaggataagactaaactggaaaaggttcaaaggtttgccaccagactagtacccgagctgagaggtatgagctacgaggagagactacgggaattaaacctcacttcgctggaagacagaagagttaggggggacatgatcaccacattcaagattctgaaggggattgatagggtagataaagacagtctatttaacacaaggggaacacgcacaaggggacacaggtggaaactgagtgcccaaatgagccacagagatattagaaagaacttttttagtgtcagagtggttgacaaatggaatgcattagggggtgatgtggtggaggctgactccatacacagtttcaagtgtagatatgacagagcccgataggctcaggaatctgtacacctgttgattgacggttgagaggcgggaccaaagagccagagctcaacccccgcagacacaactaggtgagtacacacacacttttcatttcaaattacgtccaaatttggccatagcgcacatacgagcgaaaagtgacgttatttttaagaggacgggttgcacacacacactaactactCAACCATTCACATCACGCCGGCGGTGGAAACGAGCCCACCAAAGGGCTCCTGCAGGAAGGACGAGGGCCACAGGTACACGCTCCATCACCCTCAATACAACACACAGGTTCCTCCAGTGTTGACTGCACTcattctccatctctctctctttgactcaTCCATCACCCACCTCTAAACATTCACGTCTTCATCTTCACTATACGCTTAAATATACTGTGACTATAATTCAGAAAAAAACTACTATATTGCAATCAGAAAGACAAGCAAATGTTGTTCACCATTCTCACCATAACTaacagtgactgagagtgaggcaCTGATGCTGAACACAGTTAGGGAGGATGTGTGTGCGCTTGGCTAATAGTTCTTACCTGAGATTGACTGTGAAGGGGAGAAGTGAGGTTTAGCTCTCTGTCTCCGCCTTCTGTGACGTTCGCAATTGCTGCATATTTTGTCTATCTTTGACGTTCGAGTTCTTTGTTTTATCTGCTCTTAAAGTTTGGGTAAAAGTTGTTTTCAACAGTATTTTTCTTTCATTATGTTCCAGTTCATTTGTACAGGGTACGGGTACAGGGTACGGGTACAGGGTACGGGTACAGGGTACGGGTACAGGGTACGGGTACAGGGTACGGGTATTTGTACAGGGTACGGGTATTTGTACAGGGTACGGGTATTTGTACAGGGTATGGGTATTTGTACAGGGTACGGGTACAGGGTACGGGTATTTGTACAGGGTATGGGTATTTGTACAGGGTACGGGTATTTGTACAGGGTATGGGTATTTGTACAGGGTACGGGTATTTGTACAGGGTAAGGGTATGGGTACAGGGTAAGGGTATTTCTTTACTTTTCTTCCACTCatttgtgtctccagcttccatctATGTCATCTTGTCCAATATTCTCTACATTAAAAGATTCTTCATATCCACCCATGTCTGTCTAGTCTATTCCTCTGACTTTACTCCCTCTGATCGGTCATTCACATGgacatgggctcaccatagcccgtgctacttggaactttttgttccaggtagcgaatcttaaacaacaacaacaacattcacatggaaataataatatTCCCGTGACCCAGCCTCGGGGAACTCCGCTTATCATCCTTCTCTAGCTTAACACTGTCTCTCGAACTGTGCCTAACTGTTTTCACTTCGTCCGGTACTCCTTTTCCCAGATTAGTGATTTCGCTGTTTTCCAAGCGTCTCTTTCCCCTCTTATACACCCATATTTTGTGAAGAATCAGATGCTTTTATGGGAAACTTAGACAAATGTGATTCCAAAAAGCTTGTatgggtcggccgagcggacagcacgctggacttgtgatcctgtggtcccgggttcgatcccgggcgccggcgagaaacaatgggcagagtttctttcaccctatgccccctgttacctagcagtaaaataggtacctgggtgttagtcagctgtcacgggatgcttcctgggagtggaggcctggtcgaggaccgggccgcggggacactaaagccccgaaatcatctcaagataacctcaagaagatatgggAAGTGTTTTGACGACCTTGTTATAGAATTCTGTCAAGTTTGTCAGTCTTCATATCCCTTTAAAAATCTTGTTGAACGTCGGTTGCAAAATTATACCCTCTAGGTGCTCTTCTTTAAATGGTCACTTTCACCGGTACATTGGAAGAAAAAGCATGTCAGTGACACTGGAGCGATGAAGCAAGGCTCAAGGGATGGGTGTTAGTGTGTAGTCACTTGTTCTTGCCACATCTGTGTCACTGTTTGTGTGcatctacatgtgtgtgtgtgtgcatctacatgtgtgtgtgtacatctacatgtgtgtgtgtgcatctacatgtgtgtgtgtgcatctacatgtgtgtgtgtgcatctacatgtgtgtgtgtgcatctacatgtgtgtgtgtgcatctacatgtgtgtgtgtgtgtatttatgtgtTTGTATATGCTCGCATGTGTGTGCGTCCACCCGtaacactatgcgtgttagtggctttgcagttgtttgttgttatagattcagctactgggaacaagttccaagtagcacgggctatggtgagcccgtagtggacttacctggcacgggagcggtgctgaggctttgcaagaatgcagCACTCAATCGCCAGCGTGTATACTTTACAATccactgtaccttcttgtatataaataaattcagAATAAGGTAAAAGTTATAATGCATATAATACGTTTCCATGTGTGTGGGTAGGTGTATGctcgtgtgtatgtatatttttgTGTACTTATTTGTGCGTatttatgtgtgtattcacctaattgtgcttgcgggggttgagctttggctctttggtcccgtgtatatgtgtgtatatgtatgcttGCTTGTAAGTCTGTATGTACGTTCCTCGctgaatgtatgtgtttttgtgtGTACACGAGTACAGTACATGGTCTTGGGGTAAGATTTCATTGGTTTATTGATCGGTTTAGCCTAGTGTTTTTATGTAATTAAAAGTGTAATTTAGTGTAATTATGTGTTACATGTTCGTCAAGATAATTAAGTCTGTAGTTCATTTTCCAAAGCGTACTTTCAAACTTGAAGTTCACCGTCACACACGCTACTGTGACGAACATAGAGTTCACCGTCACACACACTTCTGTGACGAACATAGAGCTCACCGTCACACACGCTACTGTGACGAACATAGAGCTCACCGTCACACACGCTACTGTGACGAACATAGAGCTCAccgtcacacacactactgtgacgAACATAGAGCTCAccgtcacacacactactgtgacgAACATAGAGCTCAccgtcacacacactactgtgacgAACATAGAGCTCAccgtcacacacactactgtgacgAACATAGAGCTCACCGTCACACACGCTACTGTGACGAACATAGAGTTCACCGTCACACACGCTACTGTGACGAACAGAGTTCACCGTCACACACGCTACTGTGACGAACATAGAGCTCACCGTCACACACGCTACTGTGACGAACAGAGTTCACCGTCACACACGCTACTGTGACGAACATAGAGCTCaccgtcacacactactgtgACGAACAGAGTTCAccgtcacacacactactgtgacgAACAGAGTTCAccgtcacacacactactgtgacgAACCAGATGTGAGCTAGCCTACTTTACCCTCAACTCAACAATAACAAATAAGAACATATCTCCAAGGGAAGAACGGGTGGAAAGTCAATATATTATTGAAATAAAATCCAGACTTGTGACTTAAGACCACCACCATTGGTCACGCGGACAGGACAGTCACACACACTTAAGACACATGCACGTAACAACGGGTTCAAAAGCACAACTAATATTTCAAGGGAATATGTATTAAAACGAAGGAAAGAGTACCACGATACTACGTGGTCAGTTGCTTTACATGTACATAACTTTCATCCGTGGAGAGTCGGAGTGAGATGACCTCTTGCGTTTTCAGGTCAAATCTGTGAATATAGACACGTTTATCCCTGTCTGTACGTCTTCAGGGACTAAGCTTCTTACATAAACGGGTTGTACCAAGCTTGAAACACGCGTAATGAGTCAAAATCTAAAGTTTAAAACAATAATATGACGATCCAAAAAAATGAAAATTATACACCATATATGGCGCGGTGGCCTGGGTGGTGGGTATTGGCTTTCAGGGTGGGAGGGTACCCAGAGCTCAGTGGGCTGGCGTCCTTCGTCGAGGTGATACGTGTTGCGCTGCTCCTCTCCGTCTCCCTCACTCGCGTACACTCGATACAGACACGTGAGTCGCCTTCCTAGATTTGTTCCTGCTACTAAaatttgtttgatatgcactcacAGGGTGTTTGTAATGTATGTATCAGAGTAGAAAAAAAGGATATTTTGTTTCGTTTAATTACGGAATTAAGAAATTCATTCGTGTGCATTGTCAGATTTCATTCACATTTATTCACGataccttttttttttaatcttgcagGCCTCCTGGAAGATAAGGCTTAGGCTACTAACACAGTGGTGCTATAACGGTCTATAGGAAGTGATGCGCAGTTATATAGCCTAGTGCCCAGTTGTTCTTCGCGGACATTATAACACTAGAAAGATATCTGTCAATGAAGATGGCCAAAATAGAGAAACAAGTGGGCACTCAAGAGGGCGGGGGTGGTGCAGTGGAtgataacaacaataataataacaatcagAACAACACAGAAAGTACCAACACAGCGTGTAGTTCCGGAGTGAAGTACCAGCTGCGACCTCGAACTCTCCTCCCCCGGCGTCGGTGTGACAGTGAGTGGAGTCTTCAGGACACCCTGCGACACAAGCAGCGGCCGCCGCCACTCTCCAGGTACCGCAGGAAGACCGCTAATGCCCGGGAGAGGTACCGCATGCGGCAAATTAACACCGCTTTCGAGAGTCTGCGAGGCGTACTGCCGTCGTGGGTGTGTAGTCGACGAGCCGCTTCTGAGATGACTAAGATTACCACGTTGAGGCTGGCCTCCGCGTACATCAGATCTCTCCAGGACATCCTGGACGGTAATGCCCATCAGGACACCTGCTCGTGGGTCCTCTCAAGCATCCTGCAGGACGCCTCCAATCTCCAGGAGTCGCAGCCAGACCTAGGTCCTGGAAGTCAGGGCAAGACTCAGCAATCCCTTGTTCATACGACGTCAGATCCAGACTTTGTTACTTTCCTGTGCGCGTCAGACTCTGGGGTCTTCCAGGATAGCATGGAGTCTTTCTCATACCTCTCACCCATGTCTGAAACTGAAGCTGTAGCACTTCT
Above is a genomic segment from Procambarus clarkii isolate CNS0578487 chromosome 86, FALCON_Pclarkii_2.0, whole genome shotgun sequence containing:
- the LOC123768244 gene encoding transcription factor 21-like codes for the protein MKMAKIEKQVGTQEGGGGAVDDNNNNNNNQNNTESTNTACSSGVKYQLRPRTLLPRRRCDSEWSLQDTLRHKQRPPPLSRYRRKTANARERYRMRQINTAFESLRGVLPSWVCSRRAASEMTKITTLRLASAYIRSLQDILDGNAHQDTCSWVLSSILQDASNLQESQPDLGPGSQGKTQQSLVHTTSDPDFVTFLCASDSGVFQDSMESFSYLSPMSETEAVALLLGNEPQSRPWTEGQHSPLVS